The Pecten maximus chromosome 12, xPecMax1.1, whole genome shotgun sequence genome includes a region encoding these proteins:
- the LOC117338797 gene encoding uncharacterized protein LOC117338797, with product MVKSTTSESLDEAFQQRLTIIDEPWLTGCRLAETRLSRRDQHVPRHGQRRPSSEVRNKVKSRRPLPENKPEQNESTANERKRLFQFDGDQVHQCIQPAFDTPKRSRGSTYGKYPSSDVICPQRGHTRTPVDGPTPSHHSNNMGNRQGDRSNVVLGVEGQVFLPPDNDDHFTDNSQTHKRKLIDTCEIVYDNKRISIGCKGVGSGLCDVIADEDKVCLKRQHDDGGSHCNNKRQRPQLFLGQSTDDFDDIDDTIADSMSYLHSSLYEP from the exons ATGGTGAAATCAACTACTAGTGAAAGCTTAGACGAGGCTTTCCAACAGAG acTTACGATCATTGATGAACCTTGGCTAACTGGCTGTAGGTTAGCCGAGACTCGACTGTCACGGAGGGACCAGCATGTACCACGTCACGGACAG AGAAGACCGTCTTCAGAAGTCAGGAATAAAGTCAAATCGAGGAGACCCTTACCAGAAAATAAGCCTGAACAAAACGAAAGCACAGCCAATGAACGGAAACGGTTATTCCAATTTG ACGGTGACCAAGTCCATCAATGTATACAACCTGCGTTTGACACACCCAAGCGTTCACGG GGTTCGACATATGGCAAGTATCCGTCATCTGACGTAATCTGTCCACAGAGAGGCCACACAAG AACACCAGTAGATGGACCAACACCAAGTCACCATAGCAACAATATGGGAAATCGTCAGGGTGACAGAAGTAACGTGGTCCTTGGTGTAGAAGGGCAGGTCTTCCTACCACCAGACAACGATGACCACTTCACTGACAATTCACAAACTCATAAACGCAAATTAATCGATACCTGTGAAATAGTTTACGACAACAAACGTATCAGTATCGGGTGTAAAGGCGTTGGTTCCGGGCTCTGTGACGTCATTGCTGACGAAGACAAGGTTTGCCTGAAACGCCAACATGATGACGGCGGAAGTCATTGCAACAATAAACGCCAGCGTCCTCAACTCTTTTTAGGTCAAAGTACCGATGATTTCGACGATATTGATGATACAATCGCCGATTCGATGAGCTATTTACACTCTTCGTTGTACGAACCATAG